From one Methanomicrobia archaeon genomic stretch:
- a CDS encoding DUF104 domain-containing protein — MGTRVKAVYEDGVLKLLDRVSLKEGEELEIEIFPGERRMEEVFKKLEKVMPHLGAVLDIAETSPETHMDREYVLRKLGI, encoded by the coding sequence ATGGGAACGAGAGTGAAGGCAGTGTATGAGGACGGGGTATTGAAATTGCTGGATCGGGTTAGCCTCAAAGAGGGAGAAGAGCTAGAGATCGAGATATTCCCTGGTGAGCGGAGGATGGAAGAAGTATTTAAGAAGCTCGAAAAAGTTATGCCCCACCTTGGAGCGGTGCTTGATATCGCAGAAACGAGTCCCGAGACACATATGGATAGGGAGTATGTACTCAGGAAGCTCGGGATTTGA